In a single window of the Zea mays cultivar B73 chromosome 5, Zm-B73-REFERENCE-NAM-5.0, whole genome shotgun sequence genome:
- the LOC100216983 gene encoding beta-1,3-galactosyltransferase sqv-2 has protein sequence MGWRRGGGADGVARRWVLLLCVGSFCLGLLFTDRMWSLPEADEVAVLPNLRREEEAERKTGDCNVGKVQGKHDYNDMLRVSDAHHNSQTLDKAIANLETELSAARTLQDSFLNGSPVQEDYKASESTGRRKYLMVIGINTAFSSRKRRDSIRNTWMPTGEIRKKLEEERGIIVRFVIGHSAISGGIVDRAIQAEDKKHGDFMRLDHVEGYLELSGKTRTYFATAVALWDANFYVKVDDDVHVNIATLGNILSKHISKPRVYIGCMKSGPVLSDKDVRYYEPEHWKFGEVGNKYFRHATGQLYAISKDLAAYISLNKHVLHKYINEDVSLGAWLIGLDVEHIDDRRLCCGTPPDCEWKAQAGNTCAASFDWKCSGICNSVQNIWGVHKKCSEDEKALLTVSF, from the exons ATGGGTTGGAGGCGGGGAGGAGGCGCGGATGGCGTGGCCAGGAGATGGGTGCTGCTGCTATGCGTCGGGAGCTTCTGCCTCGGCCTGCTCTTCACCGACAG GATGTGGAGCTTGCCAGAAGCAGATGAGGTAGCAGTACTCCCAAATTTAAGAAGAGAGGAAGAGGCTGAGCGCAAGACTGGAGACTGTAATGTAGGCAAA GTTCAAGGAAAACACGATTACAATGACATGTTACGTGTCTCAGATGCTCACCATAATTCACA GACTTTGGATAAGGCAATAGCGAACTTGGAGACAGAGCTCTCTGCGGCAAGAACTCTACAAGATTCTTTCCTCAATGGATCTCCAGTGCAAGAAGATTACAAGGCTTCAGAGTCTACCGGTAGGCGCAAGTACCTTATGGTAATAGGTATCAACACTGCTTTTAGCAGTCGCAAGAGAAGGGATTCTATCCGCAACACCTGGATGCCTACAG GGGAAATAAGGAAAAAGCTGGAGGAAGAAAGAGGGATCATAGTTCGTTTTGTAATTGGTCACAG TGCTATTTCAGGTGGAATTGTCGATAGAGCAATTCAGGCAGAGGATAAGAAACATGGAGACTTCATGAGGCTG GATCATGTTGAAGGATACCTTGAGCTGTCAGGGAAAACCAGGACATACTTTGCAACAGCTGTTGCTTTATGGGATGCTAACTTCTATGTGAAGGTTGACGACGATGTACATGTTAATATAG CAACACTTGGAAATATCTTATCCAAACATATTTCAAAGCCCAGGGTATACATTGGATGCATGAAGTCTGGCCCTGTCCTCTCTGACAA GGATGTGAGGTACTATGAACCAGAGCACTGGAAATTTGGGGAAGTGGGTAATAAATATTTTCGGCATGCCACCGGTCAACTGTACGCTATTTCAAAAGATTTGGCAGCCTACATATCGCTAAACAA GCATGTTTTGCACAAATATATCAACGAGGACGTGTCTTTGGGAGCTTGGTTGATAGGGTTAGATGTTGAGCATATTGATGACCGCAGACTATGCTGCGGCACTCCACCAG ATTGCGAATGGAAAGCTCAGGCTGGTAACACCTGCGCTGCCTCGTTCGATTGGAAATGCAGCGGTATCTGCAACTCTGTGCAGAACATCTGGGGGGTTCATAAGAAGTGTTCAGAAGATGAAAAGGCGCTGCTGACTGTTTCTTTCTAA